The uncultured Trichococcus sp. DNA window CTTATAGTAGAGCTTTCATCAACACCCGATTTATTCATAACGACTTGTGTGAGGACGCTGTTAGGCTGTTCCGACAAGAAGAACCGGGCGAAATTTAGGGCATAGACCCCTATATCAAAAAGTGCACCGCCAGCTAGTTCTTTTTTAAAGAAATAGCGATCTTCGATGTTTTTATAGCTCCCGAAATTGACCTGAATCATTTTTAAAGGACCTAAATCGTTTGTTTTGATCCACTCTTTTACATCTTTATAAACAGGCATAAAGTGAATTGTCATAGCTTCAAATAGGTACAAACCGTTCTTATCGGCAAGTTCTCTCAATACACGTAATTGTCTGCTATTCAACACAATAACTTTCTCGCAGACCACATGTTTGTGGGCTTCTAATGCCCGATAGATATACTCGTAATGCATATTATGCGGAATCGCAATATAAATTATGTCTATTTCACTGTCTGATAGAGCGCTTTCGTAATCGCTGTATGCCTTATTAATATGAAATTTATTTGCAAAAGTATCAGCCGCGTTTTGATTTCTGGATACTACAGCCTCTATAACAGCATTGTCTGATTGAAACTGATTGGCAAATTCATGGGCAACACCTCCAGTTCCTACTATCGCCCATTTTAATAGCATTTCCATCTTGGCGTGTCCTCCTCATATCTCCTGTATGATTCAAATAAACCTATTAAATTGTTACTCCGATATTTTTTACGATAAGTGGTGAAGAATTCTTTGTCTAATGGAATAGGATTTATTTCCTTAGCTGATTACGTGATGTTGATGTTAAATACAAACGAGTTTACGTCCCCTCGATACCAAGAAACAGAATATTCAACTGGAGTTGCATCAACTGTACTCCCAACAGAATGGAAATAGAATACTGGATCATTAATCGGAATGTTAAGCATGACTCCAGAAAGTTCATCAGCTTTTATTACCTCTAGTTTCCGCTGTATAGAAACAACGGGATAGCCTAACGATTCTAATTCTTTATATAGGCTCCTATGTGCAAAGTCTACGTTTTCCAGTTTCTCTAATCCTTTATATGGGAAATATGTTGTAACTAATACAACAGGTTCATTTCCTGCATATCTTAATCTCGTTAATTTGAATACTTTATCACTCTCGTTGATATTTAAGTTATGTGCTACATCTTGGGATGCATTTTCTTTGGTGAAGGAAATGATTTTAGTTACCGGATGTAGCCCTTTTTGCTGTATTTCATCTTCATAACTTCTAATCATATGGGTGAATTCTTGATTAATTTTCTTTTGACGAACAAAAGTCCCACTTCTTTTGATTCTCTCTAAATACCCCTCATTTACAAGACTTTGTATTGCTTGTCTTACGGTTGGGCGACTCACTCCATATTGTTCGGCTAAATCGAGCTCTTTGGGGATTTTTTCATGCAATTTATATGTGTTGTTGAGTATTTTCTCAAGTAAATCCTCTCTTATTCCTTCGTGTAATTTTTTATTGTCCATTAGATAAATTATCCTTCCAAAAAAAACTCTCTTAGTATTATCAAATAATAAGAGAGTTTAAATTTATTTAAAATTCCATAAATTCTTTCCCGGAAGCTAGTAGCTGGTTCTTAAAATCTTCGATTATCTTGATCCCAGAACTAGTTCCGATTCGCTCAGCTCCATTTTGAACCATTTTAATGAATGTGTCAACATCACGAACTCCTCCAGCGGCTTTAACTTTCACTTCATTACCTACAACGTCTTTCATTAATTTAACATCCTCTAGGGTAGCGCCAGTTGGTGCCATCCCGGTAGAAGTTTTGATGAAATCTGGCTTTACTTCTTTCGCAATTTTTGAAAGCGTAACGATTTCTTCTTTACTTAAATACGCATTCTCAAAAATCACTTTTGATATTACGTTATGATCAGTGCATACGCTAACAATTCTCTCCATCTCATCTTTGATGTAATCAAAATTACCATTTTTTACTTCGGTTAAATTAATGACATAGTCAATCTCGGTGGCGCCATTTTTAATTGCATCTTCAGTTTCGTAAACTTTTGATTCTATCGACGTTTGTCCTAATGGAAAAGAGATCGCTGCACCGACGTTGACATCAGTATCTTTTAAAAATTGAGCGCATATCTTTGATTGAACTTGATTAATCGCTACCATTTTAAAATGATATTCTTTAGCTTCGTCGCACAGCAGCCTCATATCTTCTGCAGTTGCATAGGCGGCAAGATTGGTATGGTCTATAAAACGGCTTAATTCATCAATAGTGTACTTCTTTGTCATTGGTGATCATCTCCCATTTCTTTTTTTATGTTATTACATATTCGGATTATAAAACACCTTTTAACTATATGTCAACACTTAAATGTTAAAATAATAACACAAATGCGTTGACATGGGCGTTTAACTGATATAGAATGAAATCGTTAACAAGTAATATGACATTACATATAGGGAGGATATTATGAAAATTGTTTTAGCGTCACATGGGAATTTTTGCCACGGTTTATTCGAGAGCTATACGATGATCGCGGGAAAAAATAAAGACATTCATGCTATCAGTTTAGATGATAGTGGAATTGGCACATTTAGGAATAAGCTCAATGAATTGTTAGATGAACTGACATCTAACGATAATGTGTTAATTCTGACAGATATCAAAGGAGGAACGCCCCATAACGAGAGCTATAGTTATAAGTTAATGCATGAAGATAAAGTACGTTTAATAGCTGGAATGAATTTACCTATGCTAGTTGAGCTTGGGTTATCACTTTCATCTATTAATGACTTAGATCAGCTAGCACAGTTAGCCGTTGATACTGGTAAAGAATCAATTTCATTGGAAGAATCTGATTCGGAAGACGACTTGGGACTATAAAATAACAGTTTTATTAATCTAAATTGGAGGAATATTTATGTCTATTACCTTAGTAAGAATCGATGATCGCGTCATTCACGGACAAACTACAACACGTTGGACTAAAGCAAGAAATGTCTTTGGGGTACTGGTTGTGGGGGATAATATTGCAAGTGATGAATTACGTAAGAAAGTGTTGAGAGCGGCAGCTGGTAATCTAAAGTTAGGAGTCTATTCCGAAGAAGTTGCTCCTGAAAAAATTGCTAAAGCTATAGAAGGCCCTAAGGACTATTTTTTGATTAGTGATTCCCCAAAGACATTTGCTAGCTTATTACGTGCTGGTGTTGACTTTGGTAAAACATTGAATGTTGGCCCAATGAATACAAGGCCAGGTACAAAAGTTTTAGGTCGAACTGTAGCTCTTGATCAGGAAGATTATGAAGCATTCGATTATATTTATAATCAGGGGGTAGATGTTCAATTCCAATTATTACCGGATGATGACATTAAAAATTGGCCAACAATGAAGAAAAAATATGATTCTATGAGTTAATGAGGGAGGTTATATAAATGGAAACTAGTTTGTTGCTATCAGCATTATTAACAGGGATTTTCTGCTATCTCGGTGCGATTGAAACACCGTGGTTGTTCGGTATCACTGGTGGGTTTTATATCTTAGGGAGACCGTTAGTTGCTGGATTACTTGTCGGTTTAGCGTTTGGCGATGTTACGGCAGGCGTTCTCTGTGGTGTCGCTGTCCAAGGGGTGTTCATCGCAAATTTGTCAACTGGTGGGGCTACCAATAGCGAAATCACTTATGCCTCTTATGGCGGAATTGGTTTAGCAATGGCAACTGGAGGGAATCCCGCAATTGCAGTCACTCTTGCAATTTTAATCGGACAAACCTTCGGGTTGATTTTCTATAATAGTAGAATGGCAGCGTATTCTTTCTGGAATACGAAAGCACAAAAGGCTGCAGAAGAACTTGATTACAACGGTATCACATTCAATCATGTAATTGGACCACAAATTACCACCTTTTTACTTCGTGCAGTACCTGTATTTCTAGCCGTTTATTATGGACAACCTCTAGTTGATGGGTTGCTGAATACCATTCCAGAAGTAGTTACACATATTATTTCAGTCCTAGGTGGCGTACTTCCTGCATTAGGTATCGCAATGTTAATGAATATTGTTATTAAAGAAAGTAGTCATTTTATATTCTTCTTTGCTGGATTTGTACTCATGGCATTCGCTGGACTAAGTATGATTGCTTTAGTCTTTATCGCAGCACTTGTTGCTTATGTTGTATACCTTGCTTCAGAGCGCCGCGGTGTTGTCACTGAGAGCGGAGGATCTAGTGCAGCAGTATTCGAAGATGACGAATTATTTTAAAGAGCGGAGAGGTGAACAGCAATGCAAGAAAAATTAACAGTTAAAGATCGTAGACAAATTTGGGCTCGTTGGGGTTTTACTCATCTGTCATCCATGAGTTATGAAAAGTTACAAGCTCATGCCTGGGCATATGCATTTATTCCATTCGCAAAGAAATTTTATAAAGATGATCTCGAAGCGCAACGCCGATTGATGACTAGACACTCTATGTTTTACAATACAGAACCACAAACCGGACAATTAATTAATGGAATTGTGACGTCCTTAGAAGAACAGATTGCTTTAGGTGAAGAAGTAAGTGAAGATATGCCTGTCAATATCAAAGCTACTTTAATGGGCCCTCTAGCAGGAATTGG harbors:
- a CDS encoding Gfo/Idh/MocA family oxidoreductase, with translation MEMLLKWAIVGTGGVAHEFANQFQSDNAVIEAVVSRNQNAADTFANKFHINKAYSDYESALSDSEIDIIYIAIPHNMHYEYIYRALEAHKHVVCEKVIVLNSRQLRVLRELADKNGLYLFEAMTIHFMPVYKDVKEWIKTNDLGPLKMIQVNFGSYKNIEDRYFFKKELAGGALFDIGVYALNFARFFLSEQPNSVLTQVVMNKSGVDESSTISLKNEKEELANISLTFRAKMPKVGIIAFENGYFTVDNYPSANNILFTSHSGDSVSFESGYSTKRLNYEVKEISQIVLSKTSNPYIDLTSDVLEIMDKVRKEWNLTYDGFETI
- a CDS encoding GntR family transcriptional regulator; amino-acid sequence: MDNKKLHEGIREDLLEKILNNTYKLHEKIPKELDLAEQYGVSRPTVRQAIQSLVNEGYLERIKRSGTFVRQKKINQEFTHMIRSYEDEIQQKGLHPVTKIISFTKENASQDVAHNLNINESDKVFKLTRLRYAGNEPVVLVTTYFPYKGLEKLENVDFAHRSLYKELESLGYPVVSIQRKLEVIKADELSGVMLNIPINDPVFYFHSVGSTVDATPVEYSVSWYRGDVNSFVFNINIT
- the deoC gene encoding deoxyribose-phosphate aldolase; the protein is MTKKYTIDELSRFIDHTNLAAYATAEDMRLLCDEAKEYHFKMVAINQVQSKICAQFLKDTDVNVGAAISFPLGQTSIESKVYETEDAIKNGATEIDYVINLTEVKNGNFDYIKDEMERIVSVCTDHNVISKVIFENAYLSKEEIVTLSKIAKEVKPDFIKTSTGMAPTGATLEDVKLMKDVVGNEVKVKAAGGVRDVDTFIKMVQNGAERIGTSSGIKIIEDFKNQLLASGKEFMEF
- a CDS encoding PTS sugar transporter subunit IIA, producing MKIVLASHGNFCHGLFESYTMIAGKNKDIHAISLDDSGIGTFRNKLNELLDELTSNDNVLILTDIKGGTPHNESYSYKLMHEDKVRLIAGMNLPMLVELGLSLSSINDLDQLAQLAVDTGKESISLEESDSEDDLGL
- a CDS encoding PTS sugar transporter subunit IIB, producing MSITLVRIDDRVIHGQTTTRWTKARNVFGVLVVGDNIASDELRKKVLRAAAGNLKLGVYSEEVAPEKIAKAIEGPKDYFLISDSPKTFASLLRAGVDFGKTLNVGPMNTRPGTKVLGRTVALDQEDYEAFDYIYNQGVDVQFQLLPDDDIKNWPTMKKKYDSMS
- a CDS encoding PTS sugar transporter subunit IIC gives rise to the protein METSLLLSALLTGIFCYLGAIETPWLFGITGGFYILGRPLVAGLLVGLAFGDVTAGVLCGVAVQGVFIANLSTGGATNSEITYASYGGIGLAMATGGNPAIAVTLAILIGQTFGLIFYNSRMAAYSFWNTKAQKAAEELDYNGITFNHVIGPQITTFLLRAVPVFLAVYYGQPLVDGLLNTIPEVVTHIISVLGGVLPALGIAMLMNIVIKESSHFIFFFAGFVLMAFAGLSMIALVFIAALVAYVVYLASERRGVVTESGGSSAAVFEDDELF